Proteins encoded by one window of Lathyrus oleraceus cultivar Zhongwan6 chromosome 1, CAAS_Psat_ZW6_1.0, whole genome shotgun sequence:
- the LOC127105256 gene encoding uncharacterized protein LOC127105256 has product MRRAYSVLLHRNLAAARLGGATSTAVPNRFLQTTLYGTTAGSSPSSRRWFSSILAAVVGTSLGVGGLIAASSASQEVLAKERPPSDAIPSDVILYQYEACPFCNKVKAFLDYYDIPYKVVEVNPLSKKEIKWSEYQKVPIIMVDGEQLNDSSAIIDKLGERILSKKKADSTSEDDEETKWRRWVDSHLVHVLSPNIYRNTSEALESFDYITSNGNFNFMEKISVKYAGAAAMYFVSKKLKKKYNITDERAALYESAETWVDALNGREFLGGSKPNFADLAVFGVLRPIRYLRSGKDMVEHTRIGEWYTRMEIVVGESSRIKA; this is encoded by the exons ATGAGAAGAGCTTACTCTGTTTTACTTCACAGAAACCTCGCCGCCGCTCGCCTCGGCGGCGCCACCTCCACCGCCGTCCCTAACCGTTTTCTCCAGACAACTCTTTACGGCACCACCGCCGGTTCATCTCCATCTAGCCGGCGTTGGTTCTCTTCCATCCTCGCCGCCGTCGTCGGGACGTCTCTTGGTGTCGGCGGTCTGATCGCGGCTTCCTCCGCCTCTCAGGAAGTACTAGCTAAGGAACGTCCTCCTTCAGATGCTATTCCTAGCGACGTCATTCTTTATCAGTATGAGGCTTGTCCTTTCTGCAACAAAGTGAAAG CATTTTTGGACTACTATGATATACCATACAAGGTTGTGGAGGTCAACCCTCTTAGcaagaaagaaatcaaatggtcTGAATATCAGAAGGTGCCAATTATAATGGTAGATGGCGAGCAGCTAAATGACTCGTCAG CTATAATTGACAAGCTTGGAGAGAGGATTCTATCTAAGAAAAAGGCAGATTCAACCTCTGAGGACGATGAAGAGACAAAATGGCGGCG GTGGGTTGATAGTCATTTGGTACATGTTCTGTCACCTAATATATATAGAAATACCTCTGAAGCTCTCGAGTCCTTTGACTATATCACGAGCAATG GCAATTTTAACTTCATGGAAAAAATTTCCGTGAAGTATGCTGGTGCTGCAGCTATGTATTTTGTGTCGAAGAAGCTAAAGAAGAAATATAACATTACTGATGAGCGTGCTGCTCTTTATGAGTCAGCAGAAACATGGGTAGATGCTCTGAATGGCCGCGAGTTCCTTG GAGGGTCTAAGCCTAACTTCGCCGATCTGGCTGTTTTTGGGGTTCTAAGGCCCATACGCTATTTGAGGTCTGGTAAGGATATGGTGGAGCACACACGTATTGGTGAGTGGTACACAAGAATGGAGATCGTTGTGGGAGAGTCTTCCAGGATTAAAGCCTAA